In the genome of Rhodoferax fermentans, one region contains:
- the radA gene encoding DNA repair protein RadA: MAKDKTVFVCSECGGISPKWLGKCPHCHAWNTLVESAPESSVPTKNRFASLAKTAELAILGDIDAVDMARIPTGHDELDRVLGGGMVEGGVVLIGGDPGIGKSTLLLQALDSLQRSGQNTLYVTGEESGAQVALRARRLGLDGSQVRVLAEIGLEKILATLESTRPDIAVIDSIQTVYSEQLTSAPGSVAQVRECAAHLTRAAKASGVCIVLVGHVTKEGALAGPRVLEHMVDTVLYFEGDTHSSFRLVRAIKNRFGAVNEIGVFAMTEKGLKGVSNPSAIFLSQHAEPVPGSCVMVTLEGTRPMLVEIQALVDSGGPSPRRLSVGLDKDRLAMLLAVLHRHAGVACMDQDVFVNAVGGVRISEPAADLAVLLSITSSLRGKPLPKGFFAFGEVGLAGEVRPAPRGQERLKEAAKLGFSVAVVPKANLPKNLQSKDFEGLTIHAVERVEQAMAVVRDLAY; this comes from the coding sequence ATGGCCAAAGACAAAACCGTTTTCGTGTGTTCAGAATGTGGTGGCATCAGCCCCAAATGGCTGGGCAAATGCCCGCATTGCCACGCCTGGAACACCCTGGTGGAGTCGGCCCCTGAGAGCAGCGTACCCACCAAAAACCGCTTCGCCTCGCTGGCCAAAACGGCCGAGTTGGCAATCCTGGGTGACATCGACGCGGTAGACATGGCGCGTATCCCCACCGGCCACGACGAACTGGACCGGGTACTGGGTGGCGGCATGGTCGAAGGGGGGGTGGTGCTGATCGGTGGTGACCCCGGCATCGGCAAATCGACCCTGCTGCTGCAGGCGCTGGACTCGCTGCAGCGCAGCGGTCAAAACACGCTGTATGTCACCGGGGAAGAAAGTGGTGCCCAGGTGGCCTTACGCGCCCGGCGCCTGGGGCTGGACGGCTCACAGGTGCGGGTGCTGGCCGAGATCGGGCTGGAGAAAATCCTGGCCACGCTGGAATCGACCCGGCCCGACATCGCGGTGATCGACTCGATCCAGACGGTGTACTCCGAACAACTCACCTCGGCACCCGGTTCGGTGGCCCAGGTGCGGGAATGTGCTGCGCACCTGACGCGTGCTGCTAAGGCCAGCGGGGTGTGTATTGTGCTGGTCGGTCACGTCACCAAAGAGGGCGCTCTGGCCGGGCCACGGGTGCTGGAGCACATGGTCGACACCGTGCTGTATTTCGAGGGTGACACGCATTCGAGCTTTAGGCTGGTACGCGCCATCAAGAACCGCTTTGGTGCGGTCAACGAGATTGGTGTGTTTGCCATGACCGAGAAAGGCCTCAAGGGCGTGAGCAACCCGAGCGCCATCTTTTTGAGCCAGCATGCCGAACCGGTGCCCGGAAGCTGTGTCATGGTCACGCTCGAAGGCACACGCCCGATGTTGGTGGAAATCCAGGCGCTGGTGGACAGTGGTGGCCCCAGCCCACGGCGCCTGAGTGTCGGGCTGGACAAGGACCGGCTGGCGATGTTGCTGGCGGTATTGCACCGTCACGCCGGTGTGGCGTGTATGGACCAGGATGTGTTTGTCAACGCCGTTGGGGGCGTCAGGATCTCGGAGCCCGCAGCGGATCTGGCGGTGTTGCTATCAATTACTTCAAGCCTGCGTGGCAAGCCACTGCCCAAGGGCTTTTTTGCGTTTGGTGAGGTGGGCTTGGCGGGCGAGGTGCGCCCGGCCCCGCGCGGTCAGGAAAGACTCAAAGAGGCCGCCAAGCTGGGTTTCAGTGTGGCGGTGGTGCCCAAGGCCAACCTGCCCAAAAACCTCCAGTCCAAAGACTTTGAGGGCCTGACGATCCACGCGGTGGAGCGGGTCGAACAGGCGATGGCGGTGGTCAGGGACCTGGCTTATTGA
- a CDS encoding response regulator, producing the protein MRLLLVEDDVMIGEAVLDLLRADGYAVDWVKDGAHADEVLREHGYDLLLLDLGLPTCDGLTVLERLRARKDRVPVLIATARDALNQRVAGLDKGADDYIIKPYEFDELLARIRALLRRAAGRAEPVYEHLGVSIDPATREVLVRGQAVSLSAREWSVLELLLARPGLVLSRKQLEDKLYSWRDEVSSNAVEVYIHGLRKKLGAELIQNVRGVGYMMPKGAP; encoded by the coding sequence ATGCGACTACTTCTTGTTGAAGACGATGTGATGATTGGTGAGGCCGTGCTGGACCTGCTGCGCGCCGATGGTTACGCGGTAGACTGGGTCAAGGACGGCGCCCACGCCGATGAGGTGTTGCGTGAGCACGGTTATGACCTGCTGCTGCTGGACCTGGGCTTGCCCACCTGCGACGGCCTCACGGTGCTGGAGCGCCTGCGTGCACGCAAGGACCGGGTGCCGGTGTTGATCGCCACCGCTCGGGACGCGCTAAACCAGCGTGTGGCCGGGCTGGACAAAGGCGCCGACGACTACATCATCAAACCCTACGAATTCGACGAACTGCTGGCGCGCATCCGGGCACTGCTGCGCCGGGCCGCCGGGCGTGCTGAGCCGGTGTATGAACACCTGGGTGTCAGCATCGACCCCGCCACACGGGAGGTGTTGGTGCGCGGGCAGGCCGTGTCGCTGTCGGCGCGTGAATGGTCGGTGCTGGAGTTGTTGCTGGCGCGTCCGGGTTTGGTGCTCTCGCGCAAACAACTCGAGGACAAACTCTACAGCTGGCGCGACGAGGTCAGCAGCAATGCGGTCGAGGTGTACATCCACGGGCTTCGCAAAAAACTGGGGGCCGAGTTGATCCAGAACGTGCGGGGCGTCGGCTACATGATGCCCAAGGGTGCGCCGTGA
- a CDS encoding ATP-binding protein encodes MKLPHTHSLRARLLWFLLVAVVATALLQAAVAYRAALAEADALFDIQMRQMALSLSPGMPEGGQLVPSDGSGDQYDFLIQVWTSDGSSLFQSTTHATLPQRAVLGYSTIQARGTTYRVFSFDTGSQVIQVAQDEQVRQAMAAKLALRTVLPTVALVPLLMLLVWWVVRSSLAPVTRVRKQVAAREADELGELAEDQLPDEIRPLVHELNLLFGRVTQAFEAQKNFVADAAHELRTPLAALKLQVQMLRRAADERSHDIAINRLNAGIDRASRLIEQLLVLARQQSGTQAQSTTVDLGTMVKTVLEEQAFPAQAKQISIDTQISTPVWVLGQVDALQILVRNLVDNAIKYTPTTGRILVTVLSEDGRPWLEVHDSGPGIAPADRSRVLDRFYRVAGSEVGGSGLGLAIVKTIADAQQAHITLDTSELLGGLCVRVEWPTPVLPLAPNGLTQAS; translated from the coding sequence GTGAAGCTGCCACATACCCATTCTCTGCGGGCCCGGTTGTTATGGTTTTTATTGGTGGCGGTGGTGGCCACGGCCTTGCTCCAGGCGGCTGTGGCCTACCGTGCCGCGCTGGCCGAAGCCGACGCCTTGTTTGACATCCAGATGCGGCAAATGGCCTTGTCGCTCAGCCCCGGCATGCCCGAGGGGGGGCAACTGGTGCCGAGTGACGGCAGTGGTGACCAGTATGATTTTTTGATCCAGGTCTGGACTTCTGACGGGTCGAGCCTGTTTCAGTCCACCACCCATGCGACCCTGCCCCAGCGTGCGGTGCTGGGTTACTCCACCATCCAGGCGCGTGGCACCACTTACCGGGTGTTCTCGTTCGATACCGGCTCGCAGGTGATCCAGGTGGCGCAGGATGAACAGGTGCGCCAAGCCATGGCGGCCAAGCTGGCGTTACGCACCGTGTTGCCCACCGTGGCGCTGGTGCCGCTGCTGATGTTGCTGGTCTGGTGGGTCGTGAGGTCCTCATTGGCTCCGGTGACACGGGTGCGCAAGCAGGTGGCGGCACGTGAGGCCGATGAACTCGGGGAGCTCGCCGAAGATCAGTTGCCCGACGAAATCCGTCCGCTGGTGCACGAGCTCAACCTCTTGTTTGGCCGGGTCACGCAGGCGTTTGAGGCACAGAAAAACTTTGTGGCCGATGCGGCGCACGAGTTGCGCACCCCGCTGGCCGCGCTCAAGTTACAGGTGCAGATGCTGCGCCGCGCGGCAGACGAGCGCAGCCACGACATCGCGATCAACCGGCTCAACGCCGGCATCGACCGGGCCAGCCGACTCATCGAGCAACTGCTGGTGCTGGCACGCCAGCAGTCCGGCACGCAGGCCCAGAGCACCACGGTGGATCTGGGCACCATGGTGAAAACCGTGTTGGAAGAACAGGCTTTCCCGGCCCAGGCCAAACAGATCAGCATCGATACCCAGATCAGCACCCCAGTCTGGGTGTTGGGCCAGGTGGATGCCCTGCAGATCCTGGTGCGCAACCTGGTCGACAACGCCATCAAATACACCCCGACCACCGGCCGCATCCTGGTGACGGTGTTGAGCGAGGACGGTCGACCCTGGCTGGAGGTGCATGACAGCGGTCCGGGGATTGCGCCCGCCGACCGCAGCAGGGTGCTGGACCGTTTTTACCGCGTGGCCGGTTCCGAGGTGGGTGGCAGCGGCCTGGGGCTGGCCATTGTCAAAACCATCGCCGATGCCCAGCAGGCACACATCACGCTCGACACCTCCGAGCTGCTGGGTGGTTTGTGTGTCAGGGTTGAATGGCCCACCCCGGTGTTGCCCCTGGCACCCAACGGCTTGACCCAAGCCTCTTAA
- a CDS encoding Do family serine endopeptidase has translation MKKPFVASRVVLSLVLGGVLGGAAVTTFSLTHAQAASLVSSAPAVSTAVPNAPMGLPDFSQIAQQHGPAVVNITVTSLKKVSNQGGGGALRQRGFPGLDPDDPFYEFFRRFQGPGGDVSPTPTRGEGSGFIVSADGLIMTNAHVVRDATEVMVKLTDRREFAAKVLGSDPKTDVAVIKIDAHNLPTVPLGQAKNLKVGEWVLAIGSPFGFENSVTAGVVSAKGRSLPDDSLVPFIQTDVAVNPGNSGGPLFNTRGEVVGINSQIYSQSGGYQGLSFAIPIELASKIKDQIVSTGHASHARLGVAIQEVNQALADSFHLVRPEGALVSSVDAGSPADKAGLQSGDVILKVNGQPIVASSDLPALIGAAAPGDKLELDIWRQGKPEHLSAKVSDASDKAENVAAAPGAAGQGRLGLALRALTPQEKRAAGVAAGLLVEDTTGPAALAGVQAGDVLLAVNGAPVQSLEQVRSQVAKSNKSVALLIARDGSRIFVPVRLG, from the coding sequence ATGAAAAAACCGTTTGTTGCCAGCCGTGTGGTGTTGTCCCTGGTGCTTGGGGGTGTTCTGGGTGGCGCTGCCGTCACCACCTTCAGCCTGACCCATGCCCAGGCCGCCTCGCTGGTGTCCTCTGCGCCCGCAGTCTCAACCGCTGTGCCCAACGCGCCGATGGGCTTGCCAGACTTCTCGCAAATCGCCCAGCAGCATGGCCCGGCGGTGGTCAACATCACCGTCACCTCCCTGAAGAAGGTGTCCAACCAGGGCGGCGGCGGAGCGCTGCGCCAGCGTGGTTTTCCGGGGTTGGACCCGGACGACCCGTTTTACGAATTTTTCCGGCGTTTCCAGGGCCCTGGCGGTGATGTCTCCCCCACACCCACACGTGGTGAGGGCTCGGGCTTCATCGTCAGCGCCGATGGCCTGATCATGACCAACGCCCATGTGGTGCGTGACGCGACCGAGGTCATGGTCAAACTGACCGACCGGCGCGAGTTTGCCGCCAAGGTGCTGGGCTCCGACCCCAAGACCGATGTGGCGGTGATCAAGATCGACGCCCACAACCTGCCCACCGTGCCGCTGGGCCAGGCCAAGAACCTCAAGGTGGGTGAATGGGTGCTGGCGATTGGTTCACCGTTTGGGTTTGAGAACAGTGTTACCGCCGGGGTGGTCAGTGCCAAAGGCCGCTCCCTGCCCGATGACAGCCTGGTGCCCTTCATCCAGACCGATGTGGCGGTGAACCCGGGCAACTCGGGCGGGCCGCTGTTCAACACCCGCGGTGAAGTGGTGGGCATCAATTCGCAGATCTACAGCCAATCCGGCGGTTACCAGGGCCTGTCGTTTGCCATCCCGATCGAGCTGGCCAGCAAGATCAAGGACCAGATTGTGTCCACCGGCCATGCCAGCCATGCGCGTTTGGGGGTGGCCATTCAGGAGGTCAACCAGGCGCTGGCCGACTCGTTCCATCTGGTTCGTCCCGAGGGTGCGCTGGTGTCGAGTGTGGACGCCGGTAGCCCGGCCGACAAAGCCGGTTTGCAAAGTGGTGACGTGATCCTCAAGGTCAATGGCCAGCCGATTGTGGCTTCCAGCGACTTGCCTGCGCTGATTGGCGCTGCCGCACCGGGTGACAAGCTGGAGCTCGACATTTGGCGCCAGGGCAAGCCCGAACACCTCAGTGCCAAAGTGAGCGACGCCAGTGACAAGGCAGAGAACGTGGCGGCAGCGCCCGGCGCTGCCGGTCAAGGCCGTCTGGGCCTGGCCTTGCGCGCCCTGACACCGCAGGAAAAACGCGCGGCCGGTGTTGCGGCTGGTTTGTTGGTGGAAGACACCACCGGTCCCGCAGCATTGGCCGGTGTCCAGGCCGGTGATGTGTTGCTCGCGGTCAATGGTGCGCCGGTGCAAAGTCTGGAGCAGGTGCGCAGCCAGGTGGCCAAGTCGAACAAGTCGGTGGCCCTGCTGATTGCGCGTGACGGCAGCCGGATCTTTGTGCCGGTGCGGCTGGGCTGA
- a CDS encoding cation-translocating P-type ATPase — translation MTDKNTPGASPLDDTLAASGLTAAQAAERLQQDGPNSLPTDQPRGLWAIVRETLSDPMFALLLGAAVLYLLLGDLQEGLILLGLVLVVLALTLYQEGKTEHALASLRDLTSPRALVLRDGEPRRVAGREVVQGDLLILAEGDRIAADALLVQGEEVQVDESLLTGEPLPVDKQAAVDAGVLPAAPSSQLFSGSLLVRGHGRARVTATGARSEIGHIGSALESLTSEASPLRLQTAQLVKTLALIAVVASLCLVLAYGLLKGDWLGALLAGIALAMALLPQEFSVVLTVIPALGAWRLSKHKVLTRRIAAIETLGATSVLCVDKTGTLTENRMTVAQLYAESATSLAGGVIQGESLGVDYARSTELPEAFHTLVEYSILASMSDPFDPMEKAFHRLGQHFLKDTEHLHRDWTLMQHYGLTPELRAMSHVWKAVEGQAHVVAAKGAPEAIVDLCHMDSAAQARVAAAVEVMAAQGLRVLGVARSRFEGMDWPAIEHDFAFEFVGLLGLADPLRPEIPDAVAQARGAGIRVVMITGDYPATAQAIALAAGLPVPAVAGPNQDWLLTGDDVNQLDDAALQQRMDTVSVCARIAPTQKLRIVQALKANGEVVAMTGDGVNDAPALKAAHVGVAMGERGTDVAREASSMVLLDDNFAGLVQAVRLGRRIFDNLRKSMCYILAVHVPIAGMALLPVLLGWPTVLFPLHIAFLELVIDPACSMVFENEPPEPDLMQRPPRDVTTPLFGGLTLLWALLQGLGALAVVLLATWWGMAHLGEGAARAFAFATLVAGNLALILVNRSRSGSLVKSLRVPNRSLWWVCAAALALMALALYQPWLAGLFMFDVLPLPWLAVALGLGGLLVAVFEGVKTAGLLHTAARAR, via the coding sequence ATGACTGATAAAAACACGCCAGGTGCGTCACCGCTGGATGACACGCTGGCAGCGTCCGGTCTGACGGCCGCGCAGGCGGCAGAGCGTTTGCAGCAAGACGGCCCCAACAGCCTGCCGACCGACCAACCGCGTGGCCTGTGGGCCATCGTGCGCGAGACCTTGTCTGACCCGATGTTTGCCCTGTTGCTCGGTGCCGCTGTCTTGTACCTGCTGCTCGGTGACTTGCAGGAAGGGCTGATCCTGCTGGGCTTGGTGTTGGTGGTGCTGGCGCTGACCCTGTACCAGGAAGGCAAGACCGAACACGCGCTGGCCAGCCTGCGTGATTTGACCAGCCCGCGTGCGTTGGTGCTGCGCGACGGTGAACCGCGCCGTGTTGCCGGGCGTGAGGTGGTGCAGGGCGACCTGCTGATCCTGGCCGAGGGTGACCGTATTGCCGCTGACGCGCTGCTGGTGCAGGGTGAGGAGGTGCAGGTGGATGAGTCGCTGCTCACCGGTGAGCCCTTGCCGGTGGACAAACAGGCGGCGGTGGACGCGGGTGTGTTGCCAGCTGCGCCGTCCTCGCAGCTGTTTTCTGGCAGCCTGCTGGTACGCGGCCATGGCCGGGCACGGGTCACCGCCACTGGCGCACGCAGCGAGATTGGTCACATTGGCAGCGCCCTGGAGAGCCTCACAAGTGAGGCCTCACCGCTGCGCCTGCAAACCGCGCAACTGGTCAAAACACTGGCGCTGATCGCGGTGGTGGCCAGCCTGTGCCTGGTGCTGGCTTATGGCTTGCTCAAGGGCGACTGGCTCGGTGCGCTGCTGGCGGGCATTGCGCTGGCGATGGCACTGCTGCCACAGGAGTTCAGCGTGGTGCTCACGGTGATCCCGGCGCTGGGCGCCTGGCGTTTGTCCAAACACAAGGTGCTGACCCGACGTATTGCCGCGATCGAGACCCTGGGCGCCACCAGTGTGTTGTGTGTTGACAAAACCGGCACCCTGACCGAAAACCGCATGACCGTGGCCCAGCTGTATGCCGAGTCGGCCACCAGCCTTGCGGGTGGTGTGATCCAGGGGGAGAGCCTGGGCGTGGACTACGCCCGCAGCACCGAGTTGCCGGAGGCCTTCCACACGCTGGTGGAGTACTCGATCTTGGCCAGCATGAGTGACCCGTTCGACCCGATGGAGAAAGCCTTTCACCGCCTGGGTCAGCATTTTTTGAAAGACACCGAACACCTGCACCGCGACTGGACCCTGATGCAGCACTACGGCCTGACGCCCGAGTTGCGCGCCATGTCCCACGTCTGGAAAGCGGTAGAGGGCCAGGCCCATGTGGTGGCCGCCAAAGGTGCGCCCGAGGCGATTGTGGATTTGTGCCACATGGACAGTGCCGCCCAGGCACGCGTGGCGGCGGCAGTAGAGGTGATGGCGGCGCAGGGCCTGCGGGTGCTGGGTGTGGCACGGTCCCGTTTTGAGGGCATGGACTGGCCGGCCATCGAGCACGACTTTGCCTTTGAATTTGTCGGCCTGCTGGGCCTGGCCGACCCGTTGCGGCCAGAAATCCCGGACGCTGTGGCGCAGGCGCGCGGTGCGGGTATCCGGGTCGTGATGATCACCGGTGACTACCCGGCCACCGCCCAGGCCATTGCGTTGGCGGCGGGCCTGCCGGTGCCAGCGGTGGCTGGCCCCAACCAAGACTGGCTGTTGACGGGTGATGATGTGAATCAGCTCGACGATGCCGCCTTGCAGCAGCGCATGGACACGGTGAGTGTTTGCGCCCGGATTGCCCCGACCCAAAAGCTGCGTATTGTGCAAGCGCTCAAAGCCAACGGTGAGGTGGTGGCCATGACCGGTGACGGCGTCAACGACGCGCCAGCGCTGAAAGCCGCCCATGTGGGTGTGGCCATGGGCGAGCGCGGCACAGACGTGGCGCGAGAGGCGTCGTCGATGGTGCTGCTGGACGACAACTTTGCCGGGCTGGTGCAGGCGGTGCGGCTGGGGCGGCGCATTTTTGACAACCTGCGCAAGTCCATGTGTTACATCCTGGCGGTGCATGTGCCGATTGCTGGCATGGCGCTGCTGCCGGTGCTGCTGGGCTGGCCCACGGTGTTGTTTCCCTTGCACATTGCGTTTCTGGAGCTGGTGATTGACCCTGCCTGCTCGATGGTGTTTGAGAACGAACCACCCGAGCCCGACCTGATGCAGCGCCCGCCGCGCGATGTGACGACACCCTTGTTTGGTGGTCTGACGCTGCTGTGGGCCCTGCTGCAGGGCCTGGGCGCGCTGGCTGTGGTGCTGTTGGCCACCTGGTGGGGCATGGCCCATTTGGGGGAAGGTGCGGCGCGGGCCTTTGCTTTTGCCACCCTTGTGGCGGGCAACCTGGCGCTGATCCTGGTCAACCGCTCGCGCAGTGGCTCCCTGGTGAAGAGTTTGCGGGTGCCGAACCGCAGCTTGTGGTGGGTGTGTGCGGCTGCACTGGCCCTGATGGCGCTGGCCCTGTACCAGCCCTGGCTGGCAGGCCTGTTCATGTTTGATGTGTTGCCGCTGCCCTGGCTGGCCGTCGCACTGGGGCTGGGTGGCCTGCTGGTGGCGGTGTTTGAGGGTGTCAAAACCGCCGGGCTCCTGCACACAGCAGCCCGGGCTCGCTGA
- a CDS encoding HD-GYP domain-containing protein — protein MSSYRPVPLERVQLGKPLPVDIWSPSGRLLLRRQQILQSEAHREMLRSHQACMTETDAQAWQKSLERQMRAFYNEGADMLLIAQLPLPWVIEEEDFLSGHELNGGWMDVQDVLRGLLYQGELAVCPLPRLQALEDRALALLTQDPDEGLFVLFQALPELQLGYCASHALLTGVVAVLTADKLALPLAARFTLLRAALVMNMGMARLQDTLTLQKTSPTPAQRQDINQHAGLSVSMLSALGVKDSSLLDLVRWHHTPDLLTDDPNALMLVRLLHLADTLTAKMAPRRVRQAMLPLDATKILVKNSSPDTTLLRHAMAAALGFYPPGSYVLLATGETAVVIARGHKANSPHVASIINASGMPVSAYGYRNTSQAAQAVKAAVAAHTVQVKVNLDKVQRLRQLHGV, from the coding sequence ATGTCCAGCTATCGGCCAGTGCCGCTGGAGCGGGTGCAGCTGGGCAAACCGCTGCCGGTGGACATCTGGAGCCCGAGCGGGCGGCTGTTGCTACGCCGCCAGCAGATCTTGCAGTCTGAGGCGCACCGCGAGATGTTGCGCAGCCACCAGGCCTGCATGACTGAAACCGACGCCCAGGCCTGGCAAAAAAGCCTGGAGCGCCAGATGCGGGCCTTCTACAACGAGGGCGCCGACATGTTGCTGATTGCCCAGCTGCCACTGCCCTGGGTGATTGAGGAAGAAGACTTTTTGTCGGGCCACGAGCTCAACGGCGGCTGGATGGATGTGCAGGATGTGTTGCGTGGCCTGCTTTACCAGGGGGAGCTGGCGGTTTGCCCGCTGCCCCGGCTGCAGGCGTTGGAAGACCGGGCACTGGCCTTGCTGACCCAGGACCCCGACGAGGGCCTGTTTGTGCTGTTCCAGGCACTGCCCGAGTTACAACTGGGCTACTGCGCCAGCCATGCGCTGCTGACCGGTGTGGTGGCGGTGCTCACCGCCGACAAGCTGGCGCTGCCGCTGGCGGCACGTTTCACGCTGCTGCGCGCGGCGCTGGTGATGAACATGGGCATGGCGCGCCTGCAGGACACGCTGACCCTCCAGAAAACCAGCCCGACCCCGGCACAACGGCAAGACATCAACCAGCACGCGGGCCTGAGTGTGAGCATGCTGAGCGCGCTGGGTGTCAAGGACAGCAGCCTGCTGGACCTGGTGCGCTGGCACCACACGCCGGACCTGCTGACGGATGACCCCAACGCCTTGATGCTGGTGCGCCTGCTGCATCTGGCCGACACGCTGACCGCCAAAATGGCACCGCGCCGGGTGCGCCAAGCCATGTTGCCATTGGACGCCACCAAAATTTTGGTCAAAAACAGCTCGCCCGACACCACCTTGCTGCGCCACGCCATGGCGGCGGCGCTGGGTTTTTACCCACCCGGCAGTTATGTGTTGCTGGCCACTGGCGAGACGGCGGTGGTGATTGCCCGCGGCCACAAGGCCAACAGCCCGCATGTGGCCAGCATCATCAATGCCTCTGGCATGCCGGTCAGCGCCTACGGCTACCGCAACACCAGCCAAGCCGCACAGGCCGTGAAAGCAGCGGTGGCCGCCCACACGGTGCAGGTCAAGGTCAACCTGGACAAGGTGCAACGCCTACGCCAGCTGCACGGGGTTTAG
- the alr gene encoding alanine racemase produces the protein MPRPILATIHPAALQHNLMRARRAAPDAKAWAVVKANAYGHGIERAYEGLRSADGFALLDLDEAQRVRSLGWRGPILLLEGVFEARDLELCSRLDLWHAVHCDEQIDMLAAHKTNVPHRVFLKMNSGMNRLGFTPERFRSAWSRLNALPQVDEISFMTHFSDADGQRGIQHQIKVFNQFTRDLPGERSVSNSAATLRHTRPDDDAAQGNDEALASDWIRPGIVLYGSSPDFPEHNITDWDLLPTMTLSSKLIATQSIDTGASIGYGSKFVAEHPTVVGVVACGYADGYPRICPTGTPVLVAGVRTRTLGRVSMDMLAVDLTPLVAAGQAVGFGTEVTLWGRASNGVVLSIDEVAQHAGTLGYELMCALAPRVPVQVQVQD, from the coding sequence ATGCCACGCCCTATCCTCGCCACCATCCATCCTGCTGCACTGCAACACAACCTGATGCGTGCCCGCCGCGCAGCACCCGACGCCAAAGCCTGGGCGGTGGTCAAAGCCAACGCCTACGGCCACGGCATCGAACGCGCTTATGAGGGCCTGCGCAGTGCCGACGGTTTTGCCCTGCTCGACCTGGATGAGGCCCAGCGTGTGCGAAGCCTGGGCTGGCGCGGCCCAATCCTGCTGCTCGAAGGTGTGTTTGAGGCGCGTGACCTGGAGCTGTGCTCGCGCCTGGACCTGTGGCATGCGGTGCATTGCGACGAACAGATCGACATGCTGGCGGCGCACAAGACCAATGTGCCACACCGGGTGTTCCTCAAAATGAACTCGGGCATGAACCGCCTGGGCTTCACGCCCGAGCGTTTTCGGTCGGCCTGGAGCCGCCTCAACGCCCTGCCCCAGGTGGACGAGATCTCGTTCATGACGCACTTCAGCGACGCCGATGGCCAGCGTGGCATCCAACACCAGATCAAGGTGTTCAACCAGTTCACGCGTGATTTGCCGGGCGAACGCTCGGTGAGCAACAGCGCGGCCACCCTGCGCCACACCCGTCCCGACGACGATGCAGCCCAAGGCAACGACGAGGCCCTGGCCTCGGACTGGATCCGGCCCGGCATCGTGCTGTATGGCAGCTCGCCCGACTTTCCAGAGCACAACATCACCGACTGGGATTTGTTGCCGACCATGACGCTGTCCTCAAAACTCATAGCTACTCAATCAATAGATACGGGGGCTAGCATCGGATATGGCTCCAAGTTTGTGGCAGAACACCCAACCGTTGTGGGCGTGGTGGCCTGCGGTTATGCCGACGGTTACCCACGCATTTGCCCGACCGGCACACCGGTGCTGGTGGCTGGCGTGCGCACCCGCACCCTCGGACGCGTCAGCATGGACATGCTCGCGGTGGACCTCACACCGCTGGTGGCGGCAGGCCAGGCGGTTGGTTTTGGCACCGAGGTCACGCTGTGGGGCCGCGCCAGCAATGGTGTCGTGCTCAGCATTGACGAGGTGGCCCAACACGCGGGCACCCTGGGTTACGAGCTGATGTGTGCACTGGCGCCACGGGTGCCGGTGCAAGTCCAGGTCCAGGACTGA